CAATCAGACAAAAATGCCAAAATATGATCTACGAAAATACCCACACAAGATGCTTAATATGTTTGCTTACTTGGAAATGAAGAATCTTCAAGAAAGAACTGGAAGAGGAAGGCACCCAAGAGCCCAGTTCCAAATACCATCATATACCCCACAACTGGCAATTATAGGTTTAAGAATGTTTGAACCAATACGAATCATATAAAACTaacaaataaatcaatttaaataatgaCTAAAAAAAGTGCTCATTTAGTGGCACACCTGTAGCAGTCTTCGTGTTTGAGAATACATCAGCTACAAGAAAAGCTAGAGACACTTGCAAGTTTATGTAGAggaaataaaatacaaactggATGCTGTAATCATTTAGTGTGAAGAATTTTAAACCTGCAAGTCAAATATTCCAGTAATTAAAGAACTTCTATGGAATTGGTAAAGGACAAAACAATTGCAAGTAGTTCAGCAGTTGAAATAACTACCTACGCCTGATCCAAATACCACAAAGCATATCATGTACATTGTAGATATTGCAAGAAAATATGCATAAGATATCATCCAGTAAGGTCCATCACCAAGCCCATGCATCTTCATCATAATTTTCAATCTGAATTGTTTCTCGTAAATCAATGATGTCAGTATAACCTGAAAATACACACCACATATAAGTGTTATAATTGGCAACATTTGGTGCTGAACAAGTTGCCCATGTGTATAAAAAATCCGAGCCTCAGTAACTTTATTAATCAACATGAGTTCATAAATCATAGGTAATATGCCTACAGAAAAGAGTCAAAAGACATAGGAACTGTAGGAGTTCTAACTTAACTCCTAACATTAAACTGTAAAATCAGATTAGCTGATTGATATGCAGAGGGGCAATATTCTGAAACTTCATAAGAAGATCTTGAGTAAGACTCTTGTGGTATATAAGTTTGATTTCTGATTATCTGTATAATAAATAAGTCACATCCATCCCTATGCTAATATCTGTATCTTAAATTTAGTAATGACAATAATTACCTAAGATTCAAACCAAAAATGATAGTTCGTGATTAATTTAACATGTaggaaaaaattattttctagaATCCTACATTAGAGATATGAGAAGTAGTATCTTAAGCATTTAATTTAGAAGTTAGTGTATGGAAATGAAAACTGCACAAACTTTTTCCCCGAGAGAAGAAAAGAGTATATAACAAGAAGAAAAACTATTGAAACTATGTAGCTACTATTAGCACATGGTTGCAACTTGAAAGGTTCAAACTTAGAATATATTGCTTTGAAAGAGAGATAACTATAATGTAACTTACAGGAAACAATTGAAAAATGACCCAGGTAAAGAAGAGTGGCCCAAGGAGAGAGGAGAAATCCAGCCTGAGTCTTGTTTCAGGTTTTGGCATTTCTTTTACAAACTCAAAAAGCAATTTTGTAGCTGGCCCTAATAGAAATTGAAGATATGAATTTGATGCCTGCATGGAATACACAAATTAGCATGATTAATCTAATATTTCATCAAAAGAAAAACTTGATCCATATTATTTAACATTGTTGACAAACAATAGTGTTCCACAAAAAAGATGATAGGCAGGCACACATATCAACATAAAATTGGCATCTGCAAATATATAAGCTCATTTCATTTAGTTGAGGTAAAAGTAGTTGCTTTTTCATTggaaatacataaaattcaaaatttaagcACGATGCAGAGATAATTATGACTGCATAGTAACAAGATTAGAGAACTGAGTGATGATCGTGTCACAGCTGTGGCTAAGATTCAAGAAGGTACACAAATAAGACTTGACTATTGAATCAAATGCAAGTCACAAGCAAGATTCATATGATGGGAAATACATATCAGGATTTAAGAAGGTTTGTTAAAGCAAGAAATGTGtaataattatacaatatttttacattcataTAGGTAATAGGACAATAATATCACCATGAGATGTGGTTCCTCAGGTAGCTAAATTGGTTTAGTACAGGCTTTGTAAATCATCAGAGCTAATATAACCAGATTAACAGTGGAAATATCTCAAGCTAAATCTTCTTTTCTTATGGTCATTTGACCTAAATTTAAATGTTAATAGTAGAAAATAATCCacccctcccctcccctcccctTCCTCCGCCAAATAGAAAAAACATTTTGAATATAATATGAAGGGAAACAGTGTCAGCATATCAAATTAATCTATTTTGTTCTGAGGTTATTCGGTGAAATCTAAATATTAATAGAAAGTATGTTGCCCCACAGCTCCAAAGAAGGAAAAAATGGATGTAACATGAAGTGTTCATATTTCAGTAAAACATATAAAAGAAATGAAGcaccttttttcatttttgttacgCAACTATCAATAGTAATTTAAAGCATGAGAAAAGGCAGGATTTAGATACCAAATTTACGGAACGAGCCACCCGCGTCAAAGCAAGAGGCTGATTGCCTGTGTTATTCTTATATGTAGAATTGTACCATATTGTAACATTGAATAGATTCTCATTTGAATTAACAAAATCATAGGCTGCAAAACAAAATGACAGTGAACTTGgtaattcaaataaaatggcgAATTTATTGCCAGTGTTGAGATGTTGTGACGAACCTGCTACAATCTCATTAATTTGTCGCTCTGGGTTCCCTTTACGATAACCCTTGTAAAGCTCACCATTTATCTCTGAAGAATTGTTGCGCCATAAACGCAAGGTTTGAATGCAACGTGCATCTGAGTTTAATACAAAATGTTCATAGTTAGATCATAAATAAGTAAGTGAAATTACCATATCCACATAATGCTTATTGCTCTACAAAGtaaataaacaatattgatGACGTATTTTGTCCATGAAAGCAACCTTGCTGTATTGTAGCAGAACCTAATTGGAGAGGAACGGAGAAATGTGAGTTTGATGCACATTGAGGTTGAAGAAAATCAaggggagtgttggaaaaaaATGCTGCATCAAGAAAATTGGTGTACTCAGTCCTTGATTCCGAACCCTGAAACAGCAAACTTTCATATGTAAGTCATCAATATTACTAAACCATTTGCAGTCTTAGAAATGAAGTTCTACTACCCTCACTACCAGAAAAAGAACTCAAACTTAATGTAGAAATTTGACAAAtggaaaaacaaataaaactaaCCAAGGCCACATCAGCTATGCTGAACAGTATATCAGAGAAATTTATATTGGATGGTGTTGGGAACATGTTTCCAGCCACACCTATCAAACCACAAGAGAATTCTTCAAAATGCCCACATGATCTTGGCGCACACAACAAATTGGATACTTTTACATATCTTGCAATCAAGTAGATGAATATTGAAGAGCGACTTACTTTGTCCAAATGTTCGGTTATTTCCTGTAATAAGCATAGTTGCAGGACAGGAACCTGTTCTCTTGCACGAATCATCAGGCAAGTCTTGATATGAGGTAGACTCAGTTCTCACTGCACGAAATTGTTCCTTTGGTATCTGTAATAATGGAGGCCATGCTGGTGGATGGGGAATGGGACAGGTGAACCCTTGGTCCAAAGTTGAGTATTCTATCCCACATCTTCTCTCACATTGACCATTCCCATCAGTATCGACACAAGTGCAGCCACACCTGTTTGAGGGCTTGTCTAACTCGTTGTCCACCAAAGATTGGATGAGAACAAGCAACAAACAGAGGAAGAATGGGGATAGAACTAGTCGGATGTTTGTCTTGATACTCCGTTTCTACAAAGGGGAAGTGCAAAGTAGTTTAGAATAATCTACCGAgaaaaagtattttaaaattgGGATTAAAACATCAAACTCCATTagaaaaagtttaaaataaatcCAAAACTTTATCCTTGAACTGATAACTATCAAATAAacgtattacaaatatcaaacACTACGCTACCCCCCATTTGAGTTGCCAAGGCCCTAGGCCCCTACTTATGATCGTGTCTCTGTAATGTTGAAAAACTCCATGTACAAATTGGACAAAAATCGATTGCATCTAACCGGGGCCTTAATTTAAATGAAGTATAATAATCGGCAACATAGATTTTGAAAAGTGGAACCTATGGAACCAGCGAAATTCAATCGAAAAAAGCAGCTCAACCCCCATTATAATGACTGAGAT
This genomic interval from Salvia splendens isolate huo1 chromosome 13, SspV2, whole genome shotgun sequence contains the following:
- the LOC121762800 gene encoding ABC transporter A family member 7-like isoform X1; this encodes MADLPNAPSSFWTQANALLRKNLTFQKRSIKTNIRLVLSPFFLCLLLVLIQSLVDNELDKPSNRCGCTCVDTDGNGQCERRCGIEYSTLDQGFTCPIPHPPAWPPLLQIPKEQFRAVRTESTSYQDLPDDSCKRTGSCPATMLITGNNRTFGQSVAGNMFPTPSNINFSDILFSIADVALGSESRTEYTNFLDAAFFSNTPLDFLQPQCASNSHFSVPLQLGSATIQQDARCIQTLRLWRNNSSEINGELYKGYRKGNPERQINEIVAGSSQHLNTGNKFAILFELPSSLSFCFAAYDFVNSNENLFNVTIWYNSTYKNNTGNQPLALTRVARSVNLASNSYLQFLLGPATKLLFEFVKEMPKPETRLRLDFSSLLGPLFFTWVIFQLFPVILTSLIYEKQFRLKIMMKMHGLGDGPYWMISYAYFLAISTMYMICFVVFGSGVGLKFFTLNDYSIQFVFYFLYINLQVSLAFLVADVFSNTKTATVVGYMMVFGTGLLGAFLFQFFLEDSSFPRAGIIAMELYPGFALYRGLYEFSQYSFAGNYMGTDGMRWKDLNDSKNGMSEVMIIIAVEWLIVLGVAYYVDQVFSSGRDPLFFFRRHQKNLSSSFRKPSLQRQGSKVFVQIEKQDVEEEREKVEQLLLESSTTHAIISHNLKKIYPGRDGNPEKFAVRNLSLALSQGECFGMLGPNGAGKTSFINMMIGLTKPTSGSAYVQGLDILTDMNRIYTSMGVCPQHDLLWGTLTGREHLLFYGRLKNLKGDSLLNAVEESLKSVNLFYGGVADKQARKYSGGMKRRLSVAISLIGDPKVVYMDEPSTGLDPASRNMLWNVVKRAKQNRAIILTTHSMEEAEHLCDRLGIFVDGSLQCVGNPKELKARYGGSYVFTMTTSPDHEQEVENLVRILSPNANKIYQISGTQKFELPKQEIRIADVFEAVEKAKSRFTVQAWGLADTTLEDVFIKVARGAQTFNTLS